Proteins from a single region of Pungitius pungitius chromosome 4, fPunPun2.1, whole genome shotgun sequence:
- the lrp4 gene encoding low-density lipoprotein receptor-related protein 4 — protein MDIHTLHPQRQPAGGRNRCGANNGGCSHLCLPSNKTHTCACPTGFKKVDHSNCASGLDKFLLFARRTDIRRVSFDTEDMSDDVIPLADVRNALALDWDAKDGYIYWTDVTTDSINRALWNGTGQEVVVDTSLESPAGLAIDWLTSKLYWTDAGTDRIEVSNADGSMRTVLIWENLDRPRDIVVDPIGGFMYWTDWGANPKIERAGMDASSRIVIISSNLTWPNGLAIDYETKRLYWADAGMKTIEFGNFDGSDRQVLIGSQLPHPFGLTVHEDKLYWTDWQSKSIQSADKLTGLGRRTLAENLENLMDIHMFHRHRQTVRNPCALNNGGCSHLCLLAPAPKASSCACPTGINLQTDGKTCTPGMSSFLIFARRTDIRMVSLDIPYFADVVLAVNNSMKNTIAIGVDPKEGKVYWSDSTLKKISRSNINGKAQEEIVSTGLVTTDGLAVDAVGRKIYWTDTGTNRIEVANLDGSMRKVLVWQNLDSPRAIALYNEMGYMYWSDWGEHAKLERSAMDGSDRTVLISNNLGWPNGLAIDMAGSQLLWADAHTERIEAADLNGQNRRTLVTPVQHPYGLTLLGPHIYWTDWQSRSIQRADKSTGTNAITVRANLPGLMDIQAVDRERPLGFNRCGRGNGGCTHLCLPRPNGTSCACPTGILLKGDGRSCEDSPESYLLFSNRVSVRRISLDTDDHTDVHVHVPELHNVISLDYDSVDAKLYYTDVTLDVIRRANLDGSGMETVISQGLKTTDGLAIDWVSRNMYWTDTGRNTIEVARLDGTSRKVLVNNSLDEPRAIAVFPSKGFLFWTDWGHIAKIERSHLDGSDRKVLINTDLGWPNGLTLDYDTRRIFWVDAHLDRIESSDLNGKLRQVLVSPVSHPFALTQLKPVSSPLTHFSRLSQQDRWIYWTDWQTKSIQRVDKHTGRNKETVLANVEGLMDIIVVSPHRQTGTNLCGVNNGGCTHLCFAKTNSFVCACPDEPDGRHCSTISGYIPTSPARGTSSTPVPNRMPHAPTDTPHGGPSLVNCTDKNPNVEGCLSNVVTAPHGEGLHISYVIGGVLTILAILILIAALIIYRHKKSKFADPGVSNLTYSNPSYRTSTQEVKIEASQKPPIYNQLRYKKELSHPYNSLSPFIF, from the exons ATGGACATCCACACCCTGCACCCGCAGAGGCAGCCCGCAG gcgGCAGGAACCGCTGTGGCGCCAACAACGggggctgcagccacctgtgtCTCCCCAGCAACAAGACGCACACCTGCGCCTGTCCCACCGGCTTCAAGAAGGTGGACCACTCCAACTGTGCCAGCG GTCTTGACAAGTTCCTGCTTTTTGCCCGAAGGACGGACATCCGACGAGTCAGCTTCGATACAGAGGACATGTCCGATGATGTCATCCCTCTGGCCGACGTGCGCAACGCCTTGGCGCTGGACTGGGACGCCAAGGACGGCTACATCTACTGGACGGACGTCACCACCGACTCCATCAACAGGGCGCTGTGGAACGGCACCGGGCAGGAG GTGGTGGTGGACACCAGTCTGGAGAGCCCAGCCGGTTTGGCGATTGACTGGCTGACCAGCAAGCTGTACTGGACCGATGCCG GCACGGATCGCATCGAGGTCTCCAACGCCGACGGGAGCATGCGGACGGTCCTGATCTGGGAGAACCTGGACCGGCCCAGGGACATCGTCGTGGACCCGATCGGAGG TTTCATGTACTGGACCGACTGGGGCGCCAACCCAAAGATCGAGCGCGCGGGAATGGACGCCTCCAGTCGAATCGTCATCATCTCGTCCAACCTGACGTGGCCCAACGGGCTCGCCATCGACTACGAGACCAAGCGCCTGTACTGGGCCGACGCCGGCATGAAGACCATCGAATTTGGCAACTTTGATGGCTCCGACCGACAG GTTTTGATTGGCAGCCAGCTGCCGCACCCCTTCGGCCTGACCGTGCACGAGGACAAGCTGTACTGGACGGACTGGCAGTCCAAGAGCATCCAGAGCGCCGACAAGCTCACCGGCTTGGGGCGACGCACGCTCGCCGAAAACCTGGAGAACCTCATGGACATTCACATGTTCCACCGCCACCgccagacag TGCGTAACCCGTGTGCTCTGAATAATGGAGGCTGCAGCCACCTCTGTCTCCTGGCTCCTGCTCCCAAAGCCTCCAGCTGTGCCTGTCCCACCGGGATCAACCTGCAGACGGATGGGAAGACCTGCACGCCCG gaaTGAGCAGCTTTCTCATCTTCGCACGGAGGACCGACATCAGGATGGTTTCTTTGGACATCCCCTATTTTGCCGATGTGGTTCTGGCCGTCAACAACTCCATGAAGAACACCATCGCCATCGGGGTCGACCCTAAAGAAG GAAAAGTGTACTGGTCCGACAGCACGCTGAAGAAAATCAGCAGATCCAACATCAACGGGAAAGCGCAAGAAGAAATCGTATCTACAG GGTTGGTGACGACCGACGGCCTGGCGGTGGATGCTGTCGGCAGGAAGATCTACTGGACGGACACGGGCACCAACCGCATCGAGGTGGCCAACCTGGACGGATCCATGAGGAAAGTCCTCGTGTGGCAAAACCTGGACAGCCCTCGAGCCATCGCCCTCTACAACGAGATGgg TTACATGTACTGGTCGGACTGGGGAGAGCACGCCAAGCTGGAGCGCTCGGCGATGGACGGTTCGGACCGCACGGTCCTCATCAGCAACAACCTGGGCTGGCCCAACGGGCTGGCCATCGACATGGCCGGCTCGCAGCTGCTGTGGGCCGACGCCCACACCGAG CGCATCGAGGCGGCCGACCTGAACGGGCAGAACCGCCGCACCCTGGTGACCCCGGTCCAGCACCCGTACGGCCTGACCCTGCTGGGACCCCACATCTACTGGACCGACTGGCAGAGCCGCAGCATCCAGCGGGCCGACAAGAGCACCGGGACCAACGCCATCACGGTGCGAGCCAACCTGCCGGGCCTGATGGACATCCAGGCCGTGGACCGGGAGCGGCCCCTCG gctTCAACAGGTGCGGCCGTGGGAACGGGGGCTGCACCCACCTGTGCCTGCCCCGTCCCAACGGCACGTCCTGCGCCTGCCCCACCGGCATCCTGCTCAAGGGGGACGGCAGGTCGTGCGAGGACTCCCCCGAGTCGTACCTGCTCTTCTCCAACCGCGTCAGCGTGCGCAGGATCTCCCTGGACACCGACGACCACACcgacgtgcacgtgcacgtgcccGAGCTGCACAACGTCATCTCCCTGGATTACGACAGCGTGGACGCCAAGCTCTACTACACCGACGTTACCCTGGACGTGATACG gcGTGCGAACCTGGACGGCAGCGGCATGGAGACGGTGATCAGCCAGGGCCTGAAGACCACGGACGGGCTGGCTATCGACTGGGTGTCCAGGAACATGTACTGGACCGACACCGGGCGCAACACCATCGAGGTGGCCCGCCTGGACGGGACCAGCCGCAAGGTCCTGGTCAACAACAGCCTGGATGAGCCCCGGGCCATCGCCGTGTTCCCCAGCAAAGG cttcctgttcTGGACCGACTGGGGTCACATTGCAAAGATCGAGCGCTCCCACCTGGACGGCTCGGACCGGAAGGTTCTAATCAACACCGACCTGGGCTGGCCCAACGGCCTCACGCTGGACTACGACACCAGaag gatcttctgggtGGACGCGCACTTGGACAGGATCGAGAGTTCGGACCTGAACGGGAAACTGCGGCAGGTCCTCGTCAGCCCGGTGTCCCACCCCTTCGCCCTCAcacag TTGAAGCCGGTGTCCTCCCCTCTAACCCATTTCTCCCGACTCTCGCAGCAAGACCGCTGGATCTACTGGACGGACTGGCAGACTAAGTCCATCCAGCGGGTGGACAAACACACGGGCCGCAACAAGGAAACCGTGCTGGCCAACGTGGAGGGCCTCATGGACATTATAGTGGTATCGCCTCACAGGCAGACGG GTACCAACCTCTGTGGGGTGAATAACGGCGGCTGCACTCACCTTTGCTTCGCCAAGACCAACAGCTTCGTGTGCGCCTGCCCCGATGAACCCGACGGGCGCCACTGCTCCACCA TTTCAGGTTACATCCCCACCTCTCCTGCTAGAGGGACCAGCAGCACACCTGTGCCCAACAGGATGCCCCACGCTCCGACAGACACTCCACACGGTGGACCCTCACTGGTCAA CTGCACTGACAAGAACCCAAACGTGGAGGGCTGCCTGAGCAACGTGGTGACGGCTCCTCACG GGGAAGGACTTCACATCAGCTACGTGATCGGGGGAGTTCTGACCATCCTGGCCATCCTGATCCTCATTGCTGCTTTGATTATTTACAg GCACAAGAAGTCAAAGTTTGCCGACCCGGGAGTGAGCAACCTGACCTACAGTAACCCCTCGTATCGGACGTCCACCCAAGAGGTCAAGATCGAGGCGTCGCAAAAGCCCCCGATATACAACCAGCTCCGATATAAGAAAGAG CTCTCTCATCCCTAcaactccctctctccctttatcTTTTGA